Genomic DNA from Gossypium hirsutum isolate 1008001.06 chromosome A01, Gossypium_hirsutum_v2.1, whole genome shotgun sequence:
tagaaacatgaatttaaaagattaggagcatcaaattcattaattcatataataaatcattcaaaaacgcatcaagaatgggattaaaaaacatgttacttttatggcttatcaaatatcaccacacttaagcatttgtttgtcctcaagcaaaatcctcaacttacaattaaaattaatctttctcaactcGTAATTCTCACCAATAATGTTTTgtcataatttataaataatcacacattgataattcaactaaaagagccctaaagattcaaacaatccaagtcacaCATTTTTTTAagacatgaaaacataggtgtctccccttatccaAGTAATTACCTTTAACTCAAAATCGACAAGATTttacatccttactaaagattcacttaaatcactcaaagcgtttaaggttcaaaaattaagcactcaaaagtcaatatgaaaagtcattaccataagcttgcatgaaaatcaaatctctaccactataaaaatgatatgatacacaaatcaaaaggtctttaaagggttgtaagaggcttgggttaaaggtatggataaaggttgaaaaagaaggttagaatcaagatcgaattgataaattacctaactagaaaaataaattaatactgaataattacatcaatcgaaattattaaagaataacacgagcttcttctcagaatatgaaattaactacttaagctcaaaaacatagaactagtaataatcaacataaatgtattttttttcacttttttttttgagaaaaatggataataagagaaaatttaacaactgaaacaaaagaacatagttaagcaactaaCTAAATCAAATCtagacaaaaagggagtcaataaaacgggaaacaatttttaatgaatcaaaaaaagagttatgggttaatattaaaggGTAAATCAAGAAACGGTTTGTTAGGCTTAAAGGGGGTTTACtaaaggttaattatgaaggtaggcttataggataagtgggttaaaacctaagtgtctttatcatctcagcatatcaaatcaaaggtgtggtctcgacatgtataattgaagcaagttctagaatgacCAATcagtattgacacactcataaccaataatagagTGAGCAAGAAAAGTGTATGCTCTAAAGgttcaaaatctcacaaaaattatggtttttgatgttaATCTTgtaaatctcaaacttcaaggtaataattcaatttagggaaacaatctaaaattttttattctgaaaatagacttaccatgcttgattctctagtgtcttaaagtttaaacaatcaatgctcAATTATCTATGAATTTAATCAAAAAACATCAATGATAATCATAAATCAataagaattcattctaatagtaatgtgagaaaattacttaaacacaagacataattcaAAGATTTTCTAATAATTCTACAGATAATctccctacacttaagatgtacattgtcctcagtgtaaaaacatatataatcacagtataaacagaatatcataagagagggagaaaactgaaactacCCTGAATATTAGATGAAATCTTCAAAATAGTGAAAAGCGGAATTGCAGTCAAATCTAAATGTAACTCATGATTCAGAGCAAACtaacaagaaaataaacataaataataaaaaagattatGGGGTTAGaactcgattagaaacaaccataaatctttcaaaagataataatgaaaataagttgaagagaaaaaaaataaaacaactaaaacaaaattaaaaagaaagataacaataataaaaataataataataaactcaatGATATCAATAAACTTAAAAGGTAATTGTAATGATAATAgtaaaaaatatgaaagaaaaaagaaaaaatagaaatagcaaaataataataataataacaataataatatataaaaattaaaaatataagtataagaataattaattaattagtaaaataaaaataaataatataaaaattaaaataaaataaaataaaataaaattgggtGATTAacccagttttcacatggccatagACATGCTCGTGTATCCAGGCCATgcggtcacatggccatgtcgtcAGGCCGTGTGTGTTttccttcgcttctcccacgccaaTGTGagatcccacacgcccgtgtggtcaagccgtgtgctccacacatccgtgtggctaggctgtataactctctgactttgaaaaaaattagctccaggtttcacatggcctaggactCGCCCGTGTGTCCAAACCgtatgggtcacatggccatgtctccaAGCCATGTGTGTTTTCCTGCGCTTCTCCCACGCTCATGTAAgatcccacacgcctgtgtggccaagCTGTAtgctccacacacccgtgtggccaggctatgTAGTTCAAAAACAcacttttttttagattttaaaaattaattaatttttaaaaaaatcatgaaataatgTTAAGAAAATTAGTAGTGTTAACATTCAGGCtacctcccgagaagtgcttatttaaagtctaagctcgacttacctcgtatttgcACAGTTACACTGGTTCACGAAGTCGAAACTCCTTTTTCTCACTGTCAATTctattatcaacataaggttttagccgagtaatatttaccttaaaagtgccaaatttagaatgatttacctcgactgtaccgtatgagAAAATATTCAATATCGTAAAAGGAGTTGCTCCGTTTCTATTAAGCTCTGAAGTGGCGATTCGAGGGTCCGTTTTATCCAACAATACCTGATAGCCAATCTTAAATTGGTTCGTCCCATCCTTAAGCTCGTCATGGAGTCGCTTTGGTTCATCATGTATTCTAGGTTTCTCTTTGAcgtgtgtctgccattcatctagttcatcaatTTGTAATCTTGTTTCTTCATGAtttgttatgtttttgttatGTAAGCTGGACTGCGGCTCTGTCACATTTTTTCGAGgtgtttcctgcaaagaatgTTGAGCCACAAGGTTATTAACATTAGCAGAACTCGTAAtatcatctcgatcactagataTCCTAAtagaatcacgagcttggagtttaatcgtctcatcacctacacgaagtattaactcacctgtaccaacatctatgatagttctagcaattgctaaaaagggccgTCCTAAAATCAACGgtacgtcactatcctcatccatatctagaacaacaaaatcaactgggaaaataaatttatcaattttgacgaGTACGTCTTcaacaatacccctaggaaatctaattgttctatctgccaattgaatgctcatcctagtttgtttgggtttcccaagacctagttgcttaaacattttgtaaggcatgacattaataatagcccctaaatcagccaaaacATTATTAACactcaaactaccaattaaacaaggaatattaaaactccctggatctttcaatttgttggataGTTTATTCTGCGAAATGGCTGAACacactgcatttagctccacgtgcgacgaatcatctaactttcgcttatttgctaaaagctcctttaaaaatttaacgaaatttggcatctacgaaagagcttcaataaatggtaagttaatatgtaattttttcaacagtttaaggaatttactgaattgtCCATTTGTGTGGTCTTTTCTTGTCACATTTGGATATGACACATAAGGTTTATATTCCTTACCAACTGAATATTGTTTATTTTGGCTTACCTCAACCTTACTATTGcataccacagtttcttgcctcggttcagATTCAGATTCAgttaacccttcttcatctcgaacaATGATCGCATGAAGctgctctcttgggttagtttcggtgttgtttggcaagctaccttgtggtcggtCTGAAATCATCTTTAACAATTGACCGATTTGATTCTCaagcccttgaatcgatgcttgttgattttttagTGCTATTTCGGTGTTTTAGAAATGAGTTTTTGACACTGAAATAAACTTcgtcaacatctcctcaaggtttggcttcttctcatgttggtaaggtggttgaaagcctagaccaccccaagagaagttgggatgattcctccaacctgcattataagtgttactatacagattattctgaggtctagaattattacccatatagttgacttgttcgtcTTCTATGCTTAAGTTGTAGGATCGATTTTCTAGATCATTCCCTCATCAATTTGCGTCGTATTTCATCaccggatgtacctgcgtagaaccatataaaccatcaatcttcttattcaaaagttctacttgATTTGACAACATAGTGACTGCATCAACGTTAAAAACACTGACTGCTTTCATGAGatttgtcctcatgacttaccactgataattattcaatgacatctcttctataaaatcgtaagcctcttcaggtgttttgttattcaaaGTCCCACCGGCAAATGCATCGATCAATTgcctagttgaggggttcaaaccgTTGTAAAAAGTTTAaacctgtagccatagaggtaacccatggtgagggcacattctcaataaatccttatacctctcccatgcatcatataaagtCTCTAAATCCATTTGtacaaaggaagagatatcattcctcaatttggTTGTCTTAGCCAGTGGAAAGTACTTTAGCAAAAACTTCTCGGTCTTTTgatcccaagtagtgatagaacctcgtgATAAGGAGTTCAACCACTgcttagccttatttctcaaCGAGAAGAGGAATAACCgtaggcgaatggcatcatcagaaatgctaTTTATCTTTAAAGTATCGCAGAATTCTAggaaattagccaaatgagtatttggtcttcgtcctgcaaaccatcaaactgaacaaactgttgaatcatttgaatagtattaggtttcagttcaaaattatttacagcaacagtaggtctaacaatactcgattcagccccagtTAAATTGGGTTTGGCATAATCGTATATAGTACGAGGAGTAGGATCCGGATTTACAGGATTTatagcaaccacaggaggtaacTGATTATTATAATTTTCTGCCATCTCCtcagtattaataataatatcctcTTGCTCTTCTATTGTACTTTGTTGACTTTGCCTCGCTTCTCTATGGTTTCTGCGAGCTGTACTTTCGATTTCACTGTCGAATACTAGaggtcctgacaggtttcttctagccataaactaaaggaacttgccaaaagaaaataaaataaaagttagtaaattaaaaataaaacaaaaaataaaataaaaatggctaaagtaataaaaatctagtgttcctaatattttagtccccggcaacggcgccaaaaattgatgatcgttttatgattcactaaactagactatgatcacgataaaggcaaacgcacctatcgaatggtagtatagttACGATGAGTctagaatatcgtatccacgaggactaaaagtattagtaataactatctttctattatttagcctataattaaagggatttgttttaatctaaaattaactaaattaattaactaatgaacgTGACAGAGAGTGAAGgaaataatcgaataaaccaatgataaagacaatacccaaggaagaatccacctagaacAATTCCAGTGAGGAGAAGagaaaagagggaaaaaaaactATGAACAAAGTGGGAAAGAAGAATGTTAGACGACAGCAACAAAGGAGAGTAATTAGACAGCAACAAAGGAGAGtaattagactcaataaaataaaataaaataaatgataattaacCCTAGGTTAATAAGAGGAGCGACACAAAGcttaaatgagaaaaaaaaattgggagTGAAAGGAATTAAACTCGAGCCTCTAAGTCAATTAGATTGCCTTCTTATTTACCACTAAGCCAATTACttaatgttgtttaaattttacaaacttttaacTAAAAGTCACAGTATGACAACTCTTGGTCTATAAATTCAATTTCTTCTAATCATATCTTTAGGATGTTACAATAATCATATAATAGCAAgcttaaaaaggaaaagaattcATACAAAATAACCTGACAATTAAAAAAATCCAAAGTTATTGAGGACTTCAATGTCACCTTTATGATAGCAAGCAAAATTGACTTCAAACTTTTTCTACACACTTATCTCTTCACCACACCAAAACCCTTTTAACTTGATATGCATTTGATAGAAGTTTGAACAATTCATCAATGATTGTGAATCGCATTAATTCTAAATTCTTATTATGATCGATTTGTATCTCATTTTTACCACTAAGGAAATCTTCTGCATTACTATCATGAAAACAATGAACACAATATCTTGATCATAAAGTTCATTTGTGTTTGAATCAAAGCTTGCATCAGAGCATGCATTATTTCTTTTCTCTtggtttattataattattataattggagaatcTAAACAAATTATTTGAACTTTTCCTGACAtcaatgttttgattttggttgtaatttCCTGTTTCTTCAATCTAGGAATGAGCTTTTTCTCCATTAACTCTATGGAAATTTCGACTTTCATTCGGATTTTCCATTTGTTGAGCAATAATTTTTCTTCTAAGCTCTTCAATCTTGATAGCTTTGGAGGGGAAaactaaattgatataaaataaGGGAAAGTTTGAATTCTGCAAAATTGAGGCTGTTCATATATAAAAATCAACGATTACCTTTTgggaactttttttttcttcatttttttacgCAACTTTCAAAGTTAATGATGTATTTTGTTAGTggaacttaattaattatgaacaGCTACAATAATTGCATTTTGTGAGAGAAATTAGGAAAGATAATATGTAATTGTACACATTGTGTACACTTTCTTGCATGATTTTCTAGACGGTTAACAATGCACTAAATTAACAGATGTCTCGTATTTTAATGATGTGATTAGAGATTCAATTTCgcttattaaattaaacatatttataattaattatttaatttaactgcgacggaaaattaattattatcattGATAGTGGATATTGTGAttaggaaaaaaagaaaataatatgtatgtataaatataaaGCCACATGATCCAAGAAGCGCATGATCCCAGAAATCCTCTCTCAAAGTTAACCAATCTACCGATTAAAGAGACATTCCTTCTTTAAGAAACACACCAGCCATGTGCATCTGTTTTTCTTTTAGCCCTTCTCACCAGGGCAGGTTTTAACTGAAATGGTGGACATTAAACTCTTTGGGTTTGGAATGAATAAatgggttctttgtttttttatatattaattttcataTCTAGGTTGTCGGCTCCTGAACGAAAACCAGATTGTGCCTCTCGAGGCATTTGCTTCCTAAACCTCCTTCATTGCACCGACACAATGGATTAGCCTATGAGACTAATTCCACACCAGCCGTCGCCCTTAACGGCACCCCAACCCCTCCCCCTCCCAATCTCATGCACCTTTCCAAGGCCCCATAAACCATACATGTGCCCTTATAACTCTATTGACATTCTTTGGTTTTCTTCACTTGAAAGTTGAAAGTTGAAAGTTGAAACCCTTCTCTCTCTTCTGCAAATTAGTTTTCTTTGATGAAAGCTAATGCAGTCAAGGTAACCGGTTATGGAGAGAGGATGGAAGCCTAGAATGGAGATATCACCAAATTGTCCAAGATGTGGTTCTTCCAATACCAAATTCTGTTATTACAACAATTATAGCTTAACACAACCGAGGTACTTCTGTAAAGGTTGTAGAAGATATTGGACTAAAGGAGGGTCACTTCGGAACGTGCCAGTCGGTGGTGGTTGCCGGAAAAACAGAAGAGGTAAGTCCTTAAGGTTACCAACCGATGGTGCCCAAACAAAGAGTTCGTCATGTGATTCATTTAGGCATTCTTATGCCTCTACTGAATCTAATAGCTCCTCATCCATGTCTGATGGCTCTCATATTGATCTTGCACTTGTTTATGCAAACTTCTTGAGTAATCAACAACCGGAAAACAAGTCCGGTTTCGAGGTCCCAGAGTTGCGAACAGAGTTCGATCCTTCTCTAGAGTTATCGAGAATATTGAACACAAACATGGCATCAAGTATTCAGCTGCCAGAAGAAAATGGTCTCGATTTGTCCACGGAAAACCATTTGAGCAACAATGGACAAATATACTGCTCTGGTGGTAACTATGGGTTGCCGCCATTGCCAGGTGATGATTTACCATGGCCGAATTCTCAATCCACCATGAGTCCATCCTTGCAAGCAACACAAGAACCAGTCCTTGAACCCGAAACTCATGATCCCAATCAACTGTTTGGTAATTGGAATCCATTTGATTTGTATAGTGATGATACTTTCTCCAGGACTTGATCATGGAAAATTTAATGCATGTGCACTAGCCTCAGCTATATATCACTGTTTCTTTCTTATATTTATGTATAGAATCAAAAATATTCGTGATGaaataatatcatatattttatgttgCTTTTCGTATCTGATTTATCAATGAACAATTATGTACAAAAATACAATTGGTGATTGAAATCAAGCTGGATAAGAAGAGAGCAAATAGGTAGGTAAGCAAGGGGAATTCTTCCATACTCTAGCATGCAATTTCAGCACCTCTCTTGCCTTCTCTTTTGTTTTATATCCACAATCCATTTGAAGTACCAAGCATAGTTTAGTCACAACATCTAATTGCAGCATCTCTTGTAGCACATTAATGGTAGCACAGAACTTTGAAATTGATAGCAAAATCCTCACTGCCCTTTCACTTGCAACCTGAGAGATCCTAAGTATCTTCTTTGAAACAATTGCAAGCCCTGCTCCATGGCTTATCAGTTCCAATCGGCCTTCGGCACATCCGCATACTGCGTCCAACACTGTTAGTATCATCTCACAAGCCCTTTTCTCTGATGAATCAAGAAGCATGTTGATCAAGACCGGTACCACGCCTGCTGCAGCTGCTTTAATCTTGTTTCTTCCCAATGGACAGGTATAGACCAACAATTTTAGAGCAGCTTTCGTGGCCCGCTGAGAAATTTGATCACACAAAACTTTGACTAATTCAACGAATAATTCAGGTCTCAAATTGATGAGTTGCATTGGACCAGCCATCTCCACCATTGATTTCAACAACAATACTGCATAAACGCGTGATTCATAGCTTCCACCTTGCATTACTCTCGTTAATGACACTACGAAATCACCATTTTTGGCCATAAGCTTCTTCAGAGCAGCTTCCGAGAGTTGGAGACTGTAAAGAATACTTAAAGCCTCATCAATTGTTGATTCTTCAGCTACTGTAGAATCATTATTACTCACAATTGAAACCAAGAACTCAACTGCACCTGAAGATTCCATACATCTTTTGTTTGTAACATTCTGAGAAGCAATCGATTGAAGCCTCCTGAGACACTTGATTTGTTGCTGTGGTGACTTAGCATCATCGAGAAGCTTGATAATCTGAGCTTTGCTAATAGGTGGTTTTGGCGTTGGGATTCTTTCGATTCCATGAGAAGCATTTAACAAGCACCAAGATTGAATCAATCTTCTAAGGGTATGATTCGGGGTAAGTTCACAATCAACAATAACTTGCTTTGTAACAGGGCATGTAGTGTTCTTCCCtgaaaacaaccacttttcgatgCTTTCCCTGTCGTACGTAATCCCTGTTGAAACCGTAACAGGATCCTTCATAAACTCGAGAGAAATGGGGCAGATGAAAAATGGAGGAACATCGATTTCATCCATACCAAAAATGAAACCAAGATTTCAAGAACAACCCGGACAAGAAAAAGCTTAGATTTGTACAAAGAAAAGAATTTGAGAATTGGATTCAAAGTAATTGAAGTGAAGCTGATGAAGATTTAATCGTGAATTGGTTTGAACTTGGAAGAAAAATTGGGGGATGAGTTTATATACGCGAGACATTCAAAACCAGAGAGAAAAGTCCAAAGTCAAAACACGGAAAGGGGTTGGCTTTCCAAGAGGCTCAAGTATGACAACTATAAGTCTAGAACTACTATTAGTAGACCAACTACTTGCCTGGTCTTACTCAATGCTTGAGATTTTTATAGGTTTTATTTGCAAATTTCTCCCTAAATTATACCTTCATAcatttttttgggtaaactattaaaatagtcacttttatttatctcaaattatattttagtcacttatgttgaCATATTGTAACATTTTAGACATTGAGCCGTTAATTGTTGTTAACAGTGTAACGGTAAGCTAACGTGACACGTtgaatcatcatttcaaacaaaaaatttaggttaaattatacaattggtcctcatattttttttgttttgagcaatttaattttttcttttatgttcttttaactttcttttttttttctttattttcaattcTCTTCTGCTTTTCTCTTTGTTTGATTGATCATCctaatttaaattgtttaaaaaaattaaagtatagggactagttttaacaaatggaaaacatagaaaaaattagttaaaagaaatggaaaagggaggaaaaaagaaggagaaggagaaaaaCTAAGTTAACTGCAATAAACACTCAATGACTAGAATATTGCAATACGATAATaaaagtgactaaaacataacatttcaaacataggtgactaaaatgtaatctgagacaaacaaaagtaactatttaatagtttacctttttttatatttaaagtttacctttattttatatttggattttatcccttttatttttatttcatgaaatttaatttatttatttttcaattttttaggtTAAATAATTATGAAccctactaattttttttttgttaaatttagatcTATTACAACTGCAATTTATTTGTTACTTGGCTACCAAGTAGGGGTAAGTATTCGATCGAATCAAGTCAaattgagtcaaaaaatttcaagtcaagtcGAGTCAAGTTAAtgaatcatattatttatactcaatgttgtgtTTACATGGACCagttatttaactagtagacgaagtataACATTATTTAACTACGtgaacaatataatgattttacattttaacttaatgggtaaacatttatcaaaacaacatagttttactttttaacttaatgattttaacttttaactttggaaaaggtaaacatttatcaaaacgacgtaattttgtcttttcttattcggattttttGTTAActtgaattgtgtaattcatatttgagttaaaccaaaaaacttaattttttattcgaattgatccgaataatttgattaactcaaactatttaattcaaaattaatttttttatcaagttTTTAGAATCGAAAaggattttgctcacccctactacCAAGTCAGTATTTCTTTCGTTTCAAAATGTTACAACAATAAATTTAACTGACATTAACagttaaaccttcaattttaaTAACTACATAtgttatatataaacttaataaatttaaccaatcaaatataaatttattttgattttcgtTTAAATCAATCATATATAATTGTAaggtgtaatttttaaaaatcgtaattataatatgtgaatcttcaattttaatgtttttaattttgtttgataTTTAATTATTGTGTTTTATCTTAATTTAACTTTATATTATAATTCTTTCAACttgtatgtatatttatattattgtttataaTGTTTAAAAGAAATTGGAATCAACTAAAGACTTTCTAGGGTTAAACGCACCTTCTCCTTCGACTCAATTTCCTTGCTGTAACACTTGGTTATCCACCTCTTTTGACCCACGCCATTTTGTTTAAGTAGacttttcttttttaatgttggattgttatttatttatttattttgggaacGTGATTGATTATCTAGTCTTCCTCAAATTATTATAATGGAAATTGGAAGGTCAGTATCTccaatatatacacacatatatatatatattagttttaaaATCACGTGTTAACCAACTAAATTTAAGGTTATTACTGTTAGGTAAAAAGAATTAAGAGTTACAAATAAATAAACTTGAGTTCAATAATTAATTACATTTTATACTGATGAAAATAGTTTATCCAGCAGTGATTAGTGTATAATAAGATTACCaatttatttgtcaattttatagaataatttaataataatagaacatagagaaaaataaaaagaactttTGTTTGTCAATTTTGATATGTCTTTATATGTCATGTAAATGAAATTTCAttcttatttataaaaatttatatgtatttttctaaaaacataattatccgaacatttttttagataaatacatctattaaataaacataattattaataattaagtcACATAATTTATTACCATGAAAAGTGGTAATCCCAATGAATCATGCAAACCAAGCATTATTGCAGatttatagatcaagattttctAGCCTGA
This window encodes:
- the LOC107925519 gene encoding E3 ubiquitin-protein ligase PUB23; translated protein: MDEIDVPPFFICPISLEFMKDPVTVSTGITYDRESIEKWLFSGKNTTCPVTKQVIVDCELTPNHTLRRLIQSWCLLNASHGIERIPTPKPPISKAQIIKLLDDAKSPQQQIKCLRRLQSIASQNVTNKRCMESSGAVEFLVSIVSNNDSTVAEESTIDEALSILYSLQLSEAALKKLMAKNGDFVVSLTRVMQGGSYESRVYAVLLLKSMVEMAGPMQLINLRPELFVELVKVLCDQISQRATKAALKLLVYTCPLGRNKIKAAAAGVVPVLINMLLDSSEKRACEMILTVLDAVCGCAEGRLELISHGAGLAIVSKKILRISQVASERAVRILLSISKFCATINVLQEMLQLDVVTKLCLVLQMDCGYKTKEKAREVLKLHARVWKNSPCLPTYLLSSYPA
- the LOC107925583 gene encoding dof zinc finger protein DOF3.5; this translates as MERGWKPRMEISPNCPRCGSSNTKFCYYNNYSLTQPRYFCKGCRRYWTKGGSLRNVPVGGGCRKNRRGKSLRLPTDGAQTKSSSCDSFRHSYASTESNSSSSMSDGSHIDLALVYANFLSNQQPENKSGFEVPELRTEFDPSLELSRILNTNMASSIQLPEENGLDLSTENHLSNNGQIYCSGGNYGLPPLPGDDLPWPNSQSTMSPSLQATQEPVLEPETHDPNQLFGNWNPFDLYSDDTFSRT